In Methanocaldococcus lauensis, a single genomic region encodes these proteins:
- a CDS encoding aspartate kinase produces MVTVMKFGGTSVGSGERIRHVANIVVNRKKEDKDVVVVVSAMSEVTNALIEISQQALNIRDIDKISDFINFIKEKHYKAIEESIKSEKIKKDVKKIIDSRIDELEKVLIGVAYLGELTPKSRDYILSFGERLSSPILCGAIRDLGEKSIALEGGEAGIITDDNFGNARVKKLKVKESLTPLLKEGIIPVVTGFIGVTEEGNITTLGRGGSDYSAALIGYGLDADIIEIWTDVSGVYTTDPRLVPTAKRIPKLSYIEAMELAYFGAKVLHPRTIEPAMEKGIPILVKNTFEPDNEGTLITNDIEMSDNIVKAISTIKNVALINIFGAGMVGVSGTSARIFKALGMYNVNVILISQGSSETNISIVISEEDVDKALKALKEEFGDFGKKSFLNNNLIRDVMVDKDVCIVSVVGAGMKGAKGIAGKIFTAVSESGANIKMIAQGSSEVNISFVIDEKDLINCVRKLHEKFIEKSNQ; encoded by the coding sequence ATGGTAACTGTAATGAAGTTTGGAGGAACATCAGTTGGTTCTGGAGAAAGGATTAGGCATGTAGCTAATATAGTGGTTAATAGAAAAAAGGAGGATAAAGATGTTGTAGTAGTTGTATCTGCAATGAGTGAGGTTACAAATGCTTTAATTGAGATTTCTCAACAGGCATTAAATATTAGAGATATTGATAAAATAAGTGATTTTATAAACTTCATAAAAGAAAAACATTACAAGGCAATTGAAGAATCTATAAAATCTGAAAAAATTAAAAAAGATGTAAAAAAAATAATTGATAGTAGAATAGATGAATTAGAGAAGGTTTTAATAGGAGTAGCATACTTGGGGGAATTAACCCCAAAATCAAGAGATTACATTTTATCATTTGGAGAGAGATTGTCATCTCCAATATTATGTGGAGCAATTAGAGATTTGGGAGAAAAATCTATAGCCTTAGAGGGTGGAGAGGCAGGGATTATAACAGATGATAATTTTGGAAATGCAAGAGTTAAAAAACTCAAAGTTAAAGAATCCCTCACTCCTTTATTAAAAGAGGGGATTATTCCAGTAGTTACAGGATTTATTGGGGTTACTGAAGAAGGAAATATAACAACCTTAGGTAGGGGAGGAAGTGATTACTCAGCCGCTCTAATTGGCTATGGATTAGATGCTGACATTATAGAAATATGGACAGATGTTAGTGGAGTTTATACAACAGACCCAAGATTAGTTCCTACCGCAAAAAGGATTCCAAAACTTAGTTACATTGAAGCAATGGAATTAGCATACTTTGGAGCAAAAGTATTACATCCAAGAACTATTGAGCCAGCAATGGAAAAGGGCATTCCTATATTGGTAAAAAATACATTTGAACCAGATAATGAAGGAACTCTAATAACTAATGATATAGAGATGAGTGACAACATTGTTAAAGCCATATCTACAATAAAAAATGTAGCTCTTATAAACATATTTGGGGCTGGAATGGTTGGAGTTAGTGGCACATCAGCAAGAATCTTTAAAGCGTTAGGGATGTATAATGTCAATGTCATCCTAATAAGTCAAGGTTCATCTGAAACTAACATTTCAATTGTAATTAGTGAGGAAGATGTTGATAAAGCATTAAAAGCATTAAAAGAAGAATTTGGCGACTTTGGAAAGAAGAGCTTTTTAAACAACAATTTAATTAGGGATGTTATGGTAGATAAAGATGTCTGTATTGTTTCAGTAGTAGGGGCTGGGATGAAAGGGGCTAAAGGCATAGCAGGGAAGATATTTACAGCAGTTTCTGAAAGTGGAGCAAATATAAAGATGATAGCCCAAGGTTCCTCTGAGGTAAATATCTCCTTTGTTATTGATGAAAAGGATTTGATAAATTGTGTTAGAAAATTACACGAAAAGTTTATTGAAAAATCTAATCAGTAA
- a CDS encoding tetratricopeptide repeat protein translates to MENNKDNNEKAIYYYKKGVEVGNKGDVKKALEYFNKAIELNPFYRDAYYNKALALRILGRYEEARECLIIGLSIERYINCNIKKK, encoded by the coding sequence ATGGAAAATAACAAAGATAATAATGAAAAGGCAATTTATTATTATAAAAAAGGCGTTGAGGTTGGAAATAAAGGAGATGTAAAAAAGGCATTAGAATATTTTAATAAAGCAATAGAATTAAATCCATTTTATAGAGATGCATATTATAACAAAGCATTAGCATTAAGAATTTTAGGAAGATATGAAGAGGCAAGAGAATGCTTAATAATAGGTTTATCAATAGAAAGATACATTAATTGTAACATTAAAAAGAAATAA
- the pdxT gene encoding pyridoxal 5'-phosphate synthase glutaminase subunit PdxT gives MVIGVLAIQGDVEEHEEAILKAGYEPKKVKRVGDLKEIDALIIPGGESTTIGKLMKKYGLLEKIKNFNLPILGTCAGMVLLSKGTGLNQILLELMDITVKRNAYGRQKDSFEKEIEFKDLGKVYGVFIRAPVVDKILSNDVEIIARDEDKIVGVRQGRYMALSFHPELSDDGYKVYKYFVEKCVK, from the coding sequence ATGGTTATTGGCGTATTAGCCATTCAGGGAGATGTAGAAGAACATGAAGAGGCAATTTTAAAGGCAGGATATGAGCCAAAGAAAGTTAAAAGAGTTGGAGATTTAAAAGAGATAGATGCATTAATAATACCTGGTGGAGAGAGTACAACTATAGGAAAATTAATGAAAAAGTATGGGTTATTAGAAAAAATAAAAAACTTCAATCTGCCAATTTTAGGAACATGCGCTGGAATGGTTTTATTATCAAAAGGCACTGGGCTTAATCAAATACTATTAGAATTAATGGATATTACTGTAAAAAGAAACGCCTATGGAAGGCAAAAAGATAGTTTTGAAAAAGAAATTGAATTTAAAGATTTGGGGAAAGTTTATGGAGTATTTATAAGAGCCCCAGTAGTTGATAAAATTTTAAGTAACGATGTAGAAATTATTGCAAGAGATGAAGATAAAATAGTTGGAGTTAGACAAGGAAGATATATGGCTTTATCCTTCCATCCAGAGCTCTCAGATGATGGTTATAAAGTTTATAAATACTTCGTTGAAAAGTGTGTAAAATAA